The DNA window GGTTCGAAGAAACGCGTTCTTTCCAGCAATCGCGTGATTGCGCGTGACCAGAACAACCAGCCTGAATTCCTGATCGCGATGTTCGACGATGTCACCGACCGCAAATCGCTCTCCAAGGAACTCGAAAATACCAAGAAGTTTCTTGAGCTGGTCGTCGATAACATTCCGGTTTCACTGATCGTCCAGCGCGTCAGCGACGGACGATACCTGCTCGCCAATCGCGGCGCCGAGGCCATCCTCAACCGGCGGCGCGAGGATGCCACCGGATTGACGGCTGCCGATATTTTCAATCCGAGAGAAGCCAAGCTGATCATCGCGCGCGACGAAGCGGCGATCAAGAAGCGCGGCCTGCTCACCGAAGAGCATCCGATCAGCACCAAGGACGGCCTGCGCCTGTTCCTGACGCGGCGCATGACGGTGCTCGACGAGGCCGGTGAGCCGCAATATCTGATCAAGACCCACGAGGATGTTACCGACCGGCGCCAGACCGAGTCGCGGATGGCGCATATGGCCTATCACGACGGCCTGACGGATCTGCCGAACCGCGCGGCGTTCCTGCAGGCGCTCGCGCAGATGATCGAAGCCTGCGCCGGCTCGGACGAAGAATTCGCGGTGCTCTGCGTCGATCTCGATGGTTTGAAGGAAATCAACGACGTGTTCGGCCACGCGATCGGCGACAAGCTGCTGGTCGAAGTGGCGCGCCGCATCCAGGCCTCGGCGCGCGGCGGCGTCGTTGCCCGGCTGAGCGGCGACGAATTCGGATTGATTATCGACGGCAAGCAACCCGCGGCCGGAAGGGCGCTGGCGGAGCAGCTCGCTGAAGCGATGTCGAACGAGTTCCCGATCGACGGCAAATCGGTTCGCACCGGCCTGACCACCGGCATCTCGATATTCCCGCATAACGGTGTGGACGCCGCATCGCTGCTCGCCAATGCCGGTGCGGCGCTGTTCCGCGCCAAGGCAAAATCCCGCGGCTCGATCAGCGTCTACGAGCCGGAGATGGACGCCCAGATCCGCGATCGCCGCGTGCTGCACCAGGATCTCTCGCTCGCGATCAGGAACGGCGAGCTCTCGCTCCACTATCAGCCGCAGGCGGTGGCGCGGCATACGGTTGCCGAAAGCGAAGTCATCGGTTTCGAGGCGCTGGCGCGCTGGCTGCATCCGGTCCGCGGCTTCGTCCCGCCGGGCGATTTCATCCCGATTGCGGAAGAAAGCGGCTTGATCGTCGAAATGGGCGAATGGATTTTGCGCGAAGCCTGCCGGGAGGCCGCCTCGTGGCCGAAGCCGCTGCAAATCGCGGTCAACCTGTCGCCGGCGCAGTTCATGCATGGTGATGTGGTCGGTCTGGTGCACTCGATTCTCATCGAAACCGGCCTCGCGCCGGGCCGGTTGGAACTGGAAATTACCGAAGGCGTGCTGATCGAAGATTTCGACCGCGGCCTGGCGCTGCTGCGCCGGCTGAAGGCGCTCGGCGTGCGCGTTTCGATGGACGATTTCGGCAGCGGTTATTCCTCATTGAGCTATCTGCAGGCGTTTCCGTTCGACAAAATCAAGATCGACCGCGCTTTCGTCATGCATCTCGGGCGCAATCCACAATCCGCCTCGATCGTTCGCGCGGTGGTTGGACTTGGCCACGGCCTTGGAATGTCGATTGTCGCGGAGGGCGTGGAAACCCAGGAGCAACTCGGTTTCCTCGCCGATGAGGATTGCGACGCGGTGCAGGGCTATTTCATCGGCAAGCCCGCTCCGATCGGGCAGTATTCCGCGCTGGTCGGCCGCACCAATGCGCCGGAGCCGGCGCGCAAGACCGGCTAGCGCGGCAATTCAGAAACTCTCCGCAATTTTTGCGCAGAGCCGGTGAGAGCTTCTGAATTTAAGCCACACTGGCAGTCCATGAAGCTCCAGTGTCCTTTCCGAAATTCGCAAAGGTGGGCGCCACAAGGTGTGGCGGGCTTCGGATTCGGATCCAGAGCGCGATGCGTCGTCGCGCTCTAAATTCTTGATGAAGCATGATCTTCTCGGAAAACCGGCAGCCACTTTTCCGGATCGTGCGCTAGAGCTTGCGTATGGCGGACTACGATCTTGCGATCATCGGCGGCGGCTTGAACGGCGTCAGCGTTGCGCGTGATGCCGCCGGACGCGGCTTGAGGGTCATTCTTCTCGAGCAGGGCGATCTTGGCGCCGCCGCATCGTCCGCGACATCGCGATTGATCCACGGCGACCTGTCGGTGCTGGAGCGCAGGGGCTTTTTCCGTGTGCGCGAGGCGCTGGCCGAGCGCGATATCTGGCTGCGCATCGCGCCGCATCTTGTGCGTCCGGCGCGTTTCGCGATCCCGGCCCATTCCGACGAGCGTCCGTCCTGGCTGCTGCGATTATGGCTCCTGCTGTACGACCGGCTGGCGCCTCGCGATGGTTTGCCGGTCTCGCAGACGATTGACGTCACGCATCATCCGGTCGGCAACCCGCTGAAGCGGCCGTTTGGCACGGCTTTCGAATATTCCGACTGCGTGGTGGACGATTCGCGCCTGGTGATCGCCATTGCCATCGATGCGGCCGAGCGCGGCGCCGAGATTCGCACCGGCGCGCGCTGCGTTCGCGCCGAACGGTCTGATATCTGGCGGCTGGTCACGATCGATCGCGGCCATCGCCAGGTGATCACGGCGAGGGCACTGGCCAACGCCAGTGGCGCCTGGACCGCCTCGGTTATGGAGACGGTGCTGCGCGTGCCGCCGCCCAGCCTCAGCGCCAGCAGGATCAGCCAGATCATCGTCCGGCGGCTGTTCGATACCGAGACCGTCTATGTGTTCCAGAACAACGACCGGCGGCTGATCTTCGCCAGTCCCTACGAGCGCGATTTCACGCTGATCGGCACGATAGGACAAACGTTCAAGGGTGATCCCGCCATTGTGTCGATGGCCGCGGGCGACGTCGCCTATCTCTGCGATGCGGTCAACCGGTATTTTCGCGAGCGGATCGATTCGTCCGATGTCATCAGGACAATCTCCGGCGCCAACGCCGTCGTTAATCCCGCGCGGGACGGCACCATGGCGTTCGATGCCAGGCGCGGCAAGGCGCCGTTGCTGACGCTGTTCGGCGGCGATGTCACGACGTCGCGCCGGCGGGCCGAGCGGGCGGTCGGCAAGCTCACGCCGTTCTATCCGATGTCGCCGCGCTGGACCGCGACAGCGCCGCTGCCCGGAGGCGAATTCGGCTGGGCCCGGTTCGATGCGGAGGTAGATACGGCGCGCGAGCGCTGGCGCTTCCTCAGCGAGGCGCACGCCCAGCGGTTGGTCGCCGCCTATGGCTCGCGCCTTGAGGCGTTGCTGGGCGGTGCCAAAGCCCGCGCCGACCTGGGCCCGGCCTTCGGGCCGGAGCTGACGGGCGCGGAAGTGCGCTATCTGATGACGCGGGAATGGGCGCGTTTTCCGGATGACATTTTGTGGCGGCGCTCAAAGCTCGGTTTGGCGATGGGGCCAGAGGATCGCGAGGCCTTGGCGGCGTTCATGGCGGCACCTGGCTGAGCTGTCGACGATAATATGATAGCTGCTGCAGCCCGAATCGGTTGAGCCTGCGTCCGCCAGTCATTAGCGTGGGCTGGCGTATGGGCCGGCTGAGGATCAATGGCTGAGGAATTATCGTTAGGCGAGCCGCAGGCCGCCGCGGAGCCGGAAAAGCATGAGCGGCCGATCGCGGCCGGCGAGATGCCGCTGCTGCGTATCGACAGCGTGGTGAAAAATTTCGGCACATTGCGGGCGGTCGACCGGTTGTCGCTCGACATCAGGGCCGGCGAATTCTTTGCGCTGCTCGGCCCGAGCGGTTGCGGCAAGACCACGCTGTTGCGGATGCTAGCAGGCTTTGAGACGCCGGACCAAGGCCGCATCCTGCTCGACGGCGAGGACATTGCGCAGGTGCTGCCACACCAGCGCCCGCTCAACATGATGTTCCAGAACTACGCGCTGTTTCCCCATCTCAATGTGCGGGACAATATCGCGTTCGGCCTACGGCGCGCGCGGATGCGGCGTTCCGAGATCGCCACGCGCGTGGCGGAGATGGTCGCGCTGGTCAAGCTCGAGGGGCTGGAGAAACGAAAGCCCGACCAGCTTTCCGGCGGCCAGCGGCAGCGCGTGGCGCTGGCGCGCTCGCTGGCGCGCCGCCCGCGGGTGCTGCTGCTCGACGAGCCCTTGGCCGCGCTCGACAAGAAGCTGCGCGAAAGCACGCAGGCCGAATTGATCGAGCTGCAGCGGCGTCTCGGCATGACTTTCATCATTGTCACCCACGACCAGGAAGAGGCGATGACGATGGCCGACCGGATCGGCGTCATGGAAAATGGCCATCTGGAGCAGGTCGCGACGCCACGCGGGCTTTACGAGGCGCCGAGTTCACGCTGGGTCGCGGAGTTCGTCGGCGACGTCAATATATTCGAGGGCGAGTCTCAACCCGACGAAACCGGCCGCCTCGCGGTTGCGACACCAGAGGCGGGGACGATCTTTGCCACGCAGCCAGCCGATCCCCTGACGAAAACCCAGGTCTGCGTCGCCGTCCGTCCCGAGAAAGTAAAACTGTCGCGCCGTGGTCCAGCCGCGGATGCGGCCCATGCGCATGCCATCAACCGGCTGGAAGGCGTCGTGACGGAGGTGAGCTATCTCGGCGGCCTCACCGTCTACAGGGTGAAGCTCGATAGCGGGGCGGTCCTGCGCTGCTCGATGGCCAATACGGCGCGGCTCGACACCGATGCCTACAGCGTAACCCACCGCGTGGTCGCGTGGTTCACGCCGGACGATTGCGTGGTGCTGGAGCGATGAGCGTTCGCCGCATCTTCGCAGGTCCGGCGCGCTTTGCCGCGATCGCGCCCTATCTGTGGATGATTTTGTTCTTCCTGGTGCCGTTCGGCTTCGTGTTCAAGATCAGCCTGTCGCAAACCGCGATCGCGCAGCCGCCCTATCTGCCGGTGTTCGATCTGACCCAGGGTCTTGCAGCGATCAAGGCGGCGTTTGCCGCGCTGTCGCTTGACAATTTCAGGCTGCTGGTCTCGGACGATCTTTATGTTCTGTCCTATCTGCGCAGCCTGGTGGTATCAGCGGTCTCGACCTCGATCCTTCTGGTGATCGGCTATCCCATCGCCTATGGCATGGCGCGGTTGCCGCGGCGCTGGCAAAGCGTGGCGATGATGCTGGTGATCGTGCCGTTCTGGACTTCATTCCTGATCCGCATCTATGCCTGGATCAACATCCTGCAGCATGACGGCCTGCTGAACAAAATCCTGCTCGCCCTGCATCTGGTCTCAACGCCGGTCGTGTGGTTGTCCACCGACGGCGCGATGTATCTCGGCATCGTCTATTCCTATCTGCCGTTCATGATCCTGCCGCTCTATGCGACGCTCGCCAAGATGGAGCCCGCGCTGGAGGAGGCGGCCGCCGATCTCGGTTCTTCGCCGCGTCAGGTGTTCTGGCTGGTGACGTTCCCACTGTCGCTGCCGGGTGTCGCCGCGGGTATCTTGCTCTGCTTCATTCCGATTGTCGGAGAATTCGTCATTCCGGATCTGTTGGCGGGCTCAGACTCTCTGATGATCGGCCAGACCCTGTGGCTGGAATTCTTCACCAACAAGGACTGGCCGGTGGCTTCCGCCGCCGCGGTGCTGTTGCTGGTGCTGCTGCTCGCGCCATTGCTGTTGTACGACCGGTTGCAGCGCCGCCAGCTCGAAGGCGCGGGGTGATGGCGATGAATATTCGCGAGCACGCTCTCTGGATCCCCTCCGCCTTGCGGGGAGGGGGTGGCCCCAAGGAAAAATCTCGCTTGTGGCTTACCCCCCTCCCTGGCCCTCCCCCGCAAGGGGGGAGGGAAACGAACGGCAGAGCACGCTGATGGCGCGCACGGTGAACAGGATCACGCGGTTCAACGTCACCTCGCTCGCGCTTGGCTTTGCGTTTCTGTATCTCCCGATCGTGATCCTGGTGATCTATTCCTTCAACGCCTCGCGGCTGGTCACGGTGTGGGGCGGCTGGTCGCTGCGCTGGTACACGGAGTTCTTCAACGACCGCGCCATGCTGGATGCCGCCTGGATGAGTTTTCGCGTCGGGGCGACCTCGGCCACGCTGGCGACGCTGCTGGGCTCGCTCGCCGCCGTGGCGCTGTCGCGCGGCGAACGCTTCAAGGGCCGTACGCTGTTTTCCGGCATGCTCTATGCGCCGCTGGTGATGCCCGAAGTCATCAGTGGGCTTTCGCTGCTGCTGCTGTTCGTGGCTGTCAATGCCGAGCGCGGCTTCTGGACCGTGACGATCGCGCACACCACGCTGACCATGTGCTTTGTCGCCGTGGTGGTGCAGTCACGCCTCGGCGTGCTCGATCGCAGCCTGGAAGAGGCGGCGATGGATCTCGGCTGCGACCCGGCGCGCGCCTTTATCGCGGTGACGCTGCCGCTGATCGTCCCCGCGATCGCGGCGAGCTGGATGCTGGCGTTCACGCTGTCGCTGGACGATCTGGTGATCGCGAGCTTCACCACCGGTCCCGGCTCGGAAACGCTGCCGATCCGGATCTATTCGGAAGTGCGGCTCGGCGTGAAACCCGAGATCAACGCGATCTGCACGCTGGTGGTCGGGCTGATCGCGGTGGTTATCGTGGTGGCGTCGTTGGCCTCGAAACTGTCGAGTGCGCGGGGCGAGAGCGCGGCGCCATTGTGAGCGGATGAAGCTTTATGATTTCACCGCTCCCGCTGTCAGCCCTCCGACCATGTAGCGGCGGAAGACGTAGTAGATCGCGGCCGGCGGCAACGCGTAGATGAACCCGGTGGTCATCAGCAATTCCCAGGGGGAATCGTCGGCGGCGAGGAAGTTGCCGAGCGCAACGGGGAGCGTGATGTCGGTGTCCCTGGACAGCAGCAGGAATGCGTAGAGATATTCGTTCCAGGCGAGCAGCAGCGCATAGGTGCCGATCGCGACCAGCGACGGCATCATCAGCGGCAGATAGACCAGCCGGAACAATTGCAGGGTGGTCGCGCCGTCCATGATCGCGGCTTCGTCGAGTTCGAGCGGCAATTTG is part of the Bradyrhizobium canariense genome and encodes:
- a CDS encoding sensor domain-containing protein, which gives rise to MADKNWQAGGKVQMSARAVVCLTGTVVPFAAACAASGDLAPSGYGGSAGPDMIWEMLIGGIVVCSFVGAVALWIASALRKFKRLQLRRNAFVSSALNNLSQGVVMTDSRRRIIFCNDRYLDIYGLSRSDIFEGMTGPDLLALRRERGLLDVSTEDFYTNAGTPEGLVTGLPEGRSVLVRYFALPNGGSVATHEDCSEQRKLSRQLASTKQFLESVLDNVPVCVAAKSIEDGRYIFANRAFERFSRFSRDYIVGKRGEDIFQPATAASIAEADRAALDSPEGQYRTEFAVERGSKKRVLSSNRVIARDQNNQPEFLIAMFDDVTDRKSLSKELENTKKFLELVVDNIPVSLIVQRVSDGRYLLANRGAEAILNRRREDATGLTAADIFNPREAKLIIARDEAAIKKRGLLTEEHPISTKDGLRLFLTRRMTVLDEAGEPQYLIKTHEDVTDRRQTESRMAHMAYHDGLTDLPNRAAFLQALAQMIEACAGSDEEFAVLCVDLDGLKEINDVFGHAIGDKLLVEVARRIQASARGGVVARLSGDEFGLIIDGKQPAAGRALAEQLAEAMSNEFPIDGKSVRTGLTTGISIFPHNGVDAASLLANAGAALFRAKAKSRGSISVYEPEMDAQIRDRRVLHQDLSLAIRNGELSLHYQPQAVARHTVAESEVIGFEALARWLHPVRGFVPPGDFIPIAEESGLIVEMGEWILREACREAASWPKPLQIAVNLSPAQFMHGDVVGLVHSILIETGLAPGRLELEITEGVLIEDFDRGLALLRRLKALGVRVSMDDFGSGYSSLSYLQAFPFDKIKIDRAFVMHLGRNPQSASIVRAVVGLGHGLGMSIVAEGVETQEQLGFLADEDCDAVQGYFIGKPAPIGQYSALVGRTNAPEPARKTG
- a CDS encoding ABC transporter permease, whose translation is MSVRRIFAGPARFAAIAPYLWMILFFLVPFGFVFKISLSQTAIAQPPYLPVFDLTQGLAAIKAAFAALSLDNFRLLVSDDLYVLSYLRSLVVSAVSTSILLVIGYPIAYGMARLPRRWQSVAMMLVIVPFWTSFLIRIYAWINILQHDGLLNKILLALHLVSTPVVWLSTDGAMYLGIVYSYLPFMILPLYATLAKMEPALEEAAADLGSSPRQVFWLVTFPLSLPGVAAGILLCFIPIVGEFVIPDLLAGSDSLMIGQTLWLEFFTNKDWPVASAAAVLLLVLLLAPLLLYDRLQRRQLEGAG
- a CDS encoding ABC transporter ATP-binding protein, whose translation is MAEELSLGEPQAAAEPEKHERPIAAGEMPLLRIDSVVKNFGTLRAVDRLSLDIRAGEFFALLGPSGCGKTTLLRMLAGFETPDQGRILLDGEDIAQVLPHQRPLNMMFQNYALFPHLNVRDNIAFGLRRARMRRSEIATRVAEMVALVKLEGLEKRKPDQLSGGQRQRVALARSLARRPRVLLLDEPLAALDKKLRESTQAELIELQRRLGMTFIIVTHDQEEAMTMADRIGVMENGHLEQVATPRGLYEAPSSRWVAEFVGDVNIFEGESQPDETGRLAVATPEAGTIFATQPADPLTKTQVCVAVRPEKVKLSRRGPAADAAHAHAINRLEGVVTEVSYLGGLTVYRVKLDSGAVLRCSMANTARLDTDAYSVTHRVVAWFTPDDCVVLER
- a CDS encoding glycerol-3-phosphate dehydrogenase, translating into MADYDLAIIGGGLNGVSVARDAAGRGLRVILLEQGDLGAAASSATSRLIHGDLSVLERRGFFRVREALAERDIWLRIAPHLVRPARFAIPAHSDERPSWLLRLWLLLYDRLAPRDGLPVSQTIDVTHHPVGNPLKRPFGTAFEYSDCVVDDSRLVIAIAIDAAERGAEIRTGARCVRAERSDIWRLVTIDRGHRQVITARALANASGAWTASVMETVLRVPPPSLSASRISQIIVRRLFDTETVYVFQNNDRRLIFASPYERDFTLIGTIGQTFKGDPAIVSMAAGDVAYLCDAVNRYFRERIDSSDVIRTISGANAVVNPARDGTMAFDARRGKAPLLTLFGGDVTTSRRRAERAVGKLTPFYPMSPRWTATAPLPGGEFGWARFDAEVDTARERWRFLSEAHAQRLVAAYGSRLEALLGGAKARADLGPAFGPELTGAEVRYLMTREWARFPDDILWRRSKLGLAMGPEDREALAAFMAAPG
- a CDS encoding ABC transporter permease, with the translated sequence MARTVNRITRFNVTSLALGFAFLYLPIVILVIYSFNASRLVTVWGGWSLRWYTEFFNDRAMLDAAWMSFRVGATSATLATLLGSLAAVALSRGERFKGRTLFSGMLYAPLVMPEVISGLSLLLLFVAVNAERGFWTVTIAHTTLTMCFVAVVVQSRLGVLDRSLEEAAMDLGCDPARAFIAVTLPLIVPAIAASWMLAFTLSLDDLVIASFTTGPGSETLPIRIYSEVRLGVKPEINAICTLVVGLIAVVIVVASLASKLSSARGESAAPL